The Gammaproteobacteria bacterium sequence TATCAGGCTTTCATAATGAGTGACGTCGAATAGATAAGGAGTAGGTAGGTTGTCAAGTGCTTCGAGTAAATCAGCAGAATAATCAACAGGGCTGCTAAAAGCTAAATCAATATCCGATCCATGCTGATAATCACCCTTGGCGCGTGAGCCGTATATTTTTACCCAGGCAATGTCATCGAATTGTCGCAAGCAAGCAGTGATAAGTGCAAGGGTTTCAGAAGTTAAACCAAACATCAGAATAATCTTTCCAGAAAATAGTCATGAAGTTGAGAAATTCCAACTGTATAACGCTGACAAATATGATTTATCACTTCACGGGCACGCGCCTCATCATAAATGTGAACCATCAAATTGCGTTCTTCAAGCATGTCAATCCAACACTGTCCATCAATAATGATGTCGTTGGCGAATGCCTGCTTGATAACTTCGCGTGGCAGTTTCACCACAATACCATTGTAGTTTAGATAATCCTTCATGGTTTTCCATGACAGCTCGAAGGTCATTTCAAATGCCTTGATAAGCGCCATTTGGATTAGTTTGTTGTCAGGTGTCTGCACCTTAGCGGCTACAGCTTCTTGCAAATCACGATAGGCTGATTGCAGGTTGTTGAATCGTTGCTTCCATCGAATATCTTCATTCATAGCAGCGCCCTAATGTTTGCCAGCACCTCAGCACTCTCGGCATCCAATGCTGCAATCTCGTCCATGATTTCTTGTGGGCTTCGATGAGTCACCACTTCACCGCTATTAGGATTCTTAACTGAAAGGTCGAAGATTTCCCTATCAATGCTACTGACATCTACACTCCAGCTCTTAGGAGAATCAGCAAAGCTCTTCTGTAGTTCAACGAATTCCGCAAGGTCAGCATCATTCAGTGGATTGTTCTTACCAAGATTCCTGCCAAGGTCAAGCTGATAGAACCAAACCTTGCGTGCAGGTGCTCCTTTCTCGAAGAAGAGCACTACAGTCTTAACGCCAGCACCGAGGAATGTTCCTCCTGGGCAATCCAACACAGTATGCAGATTGCAGCTTTCCAGCAGGAGCTTACGAAGGCTTACTGATGCGTTGTCTGTATTTGAGAGAAATGTATTCTTGATAACTACGCCACCACGACCACCTGCCTTGAGCATCTTGATAAAGTGCTGAAGGAATA is a genomic window containing:
- a CDS encoding Nucleotidyltransferase domain-containing protein, translated to MFGLTSETLALITACLRQFDDIAWVKIYGSRAKGDYQHGSDIDLAFSSPVDYSADLLEALDNLPTPYLFDVTHYESLIHEELKMHINRVGVVFYERERWALL
- a CDS encoding conserved hypothetical protein (Evidence 4 : Unknown function but conserved in other organisms) yields the protein MNEDIRWKQRFNNLQSAYRDLQEAVAAKVQTPDNKLIQMALIKAFEMTFELSWKTMKDYLNYNGIVVKLPREVIKQAFANDIIIDGQCWIDMLEERNLMVHIYDEARAREVINHICQRYTVGISQLHDYFLERLF